The following coding sequences are from one Triticum dicoccoides isolate Atlit2015 ecotype Zavitan chromosome 4A, WEW_v2.0, whole genome shotgun sequence window:
- the LOC119289270 gene encoding trihelix transcription factor ASR3-like isoform X2, translating to MDTKGSGAHREGEETGNTMAGNVGAGAMTVAREYRRGNWTLPETMLLIEAKKRVHEERHPADLGLARWRWVEDYCWRAGCRRSQNQCNDRWDNLMRDYKKVRAYEHAGAGAEAPSYWEMARAERKARYLPSNLLREIYEAMGEIVERRMSFAGAGGPFLGAPPPPPMVSSGLVGVPMQASPLAQVQPRPLDQEETRGSSESSPERKRLRLSLDGQPGSSTPASAAGHDDRHQEPQGDDRESSDDTEEYDELSGAIGQCAAILSGALESREAAEERRHREVMAVEERRSVAKQARREAGEQCMAGLAAAVGQLAGSMLALAAKHEGPAAPK from the exons ATGGACACGAAGGGATCCGGCGCGCATAGAGAAGGAGAGGAGACCGGGAACACCATGGCCGGCAACGTCGGCGCCGGCGCCATGACGGTGGCAAGGGAGTACCGGCGGGGGAACTGGACGCTGCCGGAGACAATGCTGCTGATCGAGGCCAAGAAGCGGGTGCACGAGGAGCGGCACCCGGCGGACCTGGGCCTGGCGCGCTGGCGGTGGGTGGAGGACTACTGCTGGCGCGCCGGGTGCCGGCGCAGCCAGAACCAGTGCAACGACCGGTGGGACAACCTCATGCGAGATTACAAGAAGGTGCGCGCGTACGAGCACGCCGGCGCCGGAGCGGAGGCGCCGAGCTACTGGGAGATGGCGAGGGCGGAGAGGAAGGCGAGGTACCTCCCCTCCAACCTCCTGCGCGAGATTTACGAGGCCATGGGCGAGATCGTCGAGCGGCGGATGAGCTTCGCCGGCGCCGGTGGCCCATTCTTGGgcgcaccgccgccaccgccgatgGTCAGCAGCGGCCTCGTCGGCGTCCCTATGCAGGCCTCGCCGCTCGCTCAAGTCCAGCCCCGACCTCTAG accaagaagaaacgCGTGGCAGCTCCGAGTCGTCGCCGGAGAGGAAGAGGCTGCGGCTATCGCTGGACGGCCAGCCCGGGAGCAGCACGCCAGCGTCTGCCGCAGGGCACGACGATCGCCACCAAGAGCCCCAGGGCGACGACAGGGAGAGCTCCGACGACACCGAGGAGTACGACGAGCTGAGCGGGGCGATCGGGCAGTGCGCGGCCATCCTGTCGGGCGCGCTGGAGAGCCGAGAGGCCGCGGAGGAGCGGCGGCACAGGGAGGTGATGGCGGTGGAGGAGCGCCGCAGCGTGGCCAAGCAGGCGCGGCGCGAGGCCGGCGAGCAGTGCATGGCCGGGCTGGCGGCCGCCGTGGGCCAGCTCGCCGGCTCCATGCTCGCGCTCGCCGCCAAGCACGAGGGCCCCGCCGCGCCCAAGTGA
- the LOC119289270 gene encoding uncharacterized protein LOC119289270 isoform X1 yields MDTKGSGAHREGEETGNTMAGNVGAGAMTVAREYRRGNWTLPETMLLIEAKKRVHEERHPADLGLARWRWVEDYCWRAGCRRSQNQCNDRWDNLMRDYKKVRAYEHAGAGAEAPSYWEMARAERKARYLPSNLLREIYEAMGEIVERRMSFAGAGGPFLGAPPPPPMVSSGLVGVPMQASPLAQVQPRPLEDQEETRGSSESSPERKRLRLSLDGQPGSSTPASAAGHDDRHQEPQGDDRESSDDTEEYDELSGAIGQCAAILSGALESREAAEERRHREVMAVEERRSVAKQARREAGEQCMAGLAAAVGQLAGSMLALAAKHEGPAAPK; encoded by the exons ATGGACACGAAGGGATCCGGCGCGCATAGAGAAGGAGAGGAGACCGGGAACACCATGGCCGGCAACGTCGGCGCCGGCGCCATGACGGTGGCAAGGGAGTACCGGCGGGGGAACTGGACGCTGCCGGAGACAATGCTGCTGATCGAGGCCAAGAAGCGGGTGCACGAGGAGCGGCACCCGGCGGACCTGGGCCTGGCGCGCTGGCGGTGGGTGGAGGACTACTGCTGGCGCGCCGGGTGCCGGCGCAGCCAGAACCAGTGCAACGACCGGTGGGACAACCTCATGCGAGATTACAAGAAGGTGCGCGCGTACGAGCACGCCGGCGCCGGAGCGGAGGCGCCGAGCTACTGGGAGATGGCGAGGGCGGAGAGGAAGGCGAGGTACCTCCCCTCCAACCTCCTGCGCGAGATTTACGAGGCCATGGGCGAGATCGTCGAGCGGCGGATGAGCTTCGCCGGCGCCGGTGGCCCATTCTTGGgcgcaccgccgccaccgccgatgGTCAGCAGCGGCCTCGTCGGCGTCCCTATGCAGGCCTCGCCGCTCGCTCAAGTCCAGCCCCGACCTCTAG aagaccaagaagaaacgCGTGGCAGCTCCGAGTCGTCGCCGGAGAGGAAGAGGCTGCGGCTATCGCTGGACGGCCAGCCCGGGAGCAGCACGCCAGCGTCTGCCGCAGGGCACGACGATCGCCACCAAGAGCCCCAGGGCGACGACAGGGAGAGCTCCGACGACACCGAGGAGTACGACGAGCTGAGCGGGGCGATCGGGCAGTGCGCGGCCATCCTGTCGGGCGCGCTGGAGAGCCGAGAGGCCGCGGAGGAGCGGCGGCACAGGGAGGTGATGGCGGTGGAGGAGCGCCGCAGCGTGGCCAAGCAGGCGCGGCGCGAGGCCGGCGAGCAGTGCATGGCCGGGCTGGCGGCCGCCGTGGGCCAGCTCGCCGGCTCCATGCTCGCGCTCGCCGCCAAGCACGAGGGCCCCGCCGCGCCCAAGTGA